ACCCCTTTGTGCACCCTGGTAATAGATAACGCTTAACAAGCAAAGATCACATACTGACTTTCTCTTTCACGGACACGGATTAAGATGTAAATCCTGCTCTATTACTCCGTTCAGCGGAGAGTCTCCTTGGAGATCAGCTTCTATTCAAGGAGAGGACTCACAGTGGAGACCCACTTCATGTTATGGTGCTGATGATAAGTATGTAGAATATGTTTGGCTTGATGCTAATGAGAAGATGAAGCAGGAGATAAATCTGTCCCATTTTGCTGCAGCAAGGCACACACAGTGTCTCTTCTTAGCAGTTACTCAATGTGTCTGgagttgtgtgtctgcaggccaGAACAGTTCAAACTCTCTTAAACTCCTCTTGCGATTCATAGCACAGCTCTCCAtatttccctccctcctcttgctatttctcttctccttcctgctcctcttcctcctcgtacACTCCGTCTCCCATGGTGATTACAAATGGAGTGCCCACCcactgagggacagagagagagggggggggggaaataaaagtgagaagagagaaacattGTGCAAAAAATGCTGGCAGGTTTGAAAGAAGACAAGTGAGCAAGAGAAGGGGGAATAGtaaaagaggaaagagggagaacaCTTTGCAAATCACCTCCAGTCTTacattgtgtacattttgtTAAGGGGCTGCCATTTTCCTAGCGATGCCCTTCACAAATAAAGactaaatgtttgtgtctgAAATGGAGTGGGGCTAAACACAGAGCCTAATGGAGACAGAGTGGGAGGTGGGGATAAAAACAGCTCTGTAGAGTCTGAATGACTCAGTACCGCAGCTCTTCTGCCCTCaaattcattgttttggtttggcAGCTTGCTCATTATGGACAAAATCATAGTGTTTCCGGCCCCTTATCATTTGAGTTTAGGCCCTTCACATTTCTGCTCTGCTTCCCCGTGTGAAGCAGACACATTTACGTTCAGAAGCCAGGCAAGGAAAGTAGAAAAATCCATCATCGTGAGCAGAATTGATTCTCGAAGCGTGAAGTAGGTTGGCAGGTGCTAGTAACCCAAACAATAAGCTATACTTGTTTTCACTTCTATTAACGCCTTCACTTCTCTCTTAATTAGTGCTGCTGGCATTAACCATGAGCAGAACACCAACAAAACGGAGCtaatttcctttttctttttttttttaaatctgcatttcAGTGGTCACCATCTTGTCGAGATCGCACGCAGACCGTAACGTGTACCCGTCTGCTGGAGTGCTGTTCGTCCATGTTCTGGAGAGAGAGTATTTCAAAGGGGAGTTTCCTCTCTACCCAAAATCAGGTACAACACTATCACAGTCTGCACTACAGTTGACATGGCATGTTTGATTATCTAAACGACTGGAACATTTGCACAGTTCAGTTGTTGGCACAGCTTGTATAAATGCAGCAGTGCACTTCATCATATTTCACTAGTAGGAAAATGCTTAGCTGCTGTTGGCAACGCGTTCACAATTCAGCTAATGGGTCTAAATATACATTATTGAATTGCTTCTGACCCCTCATTAAAACGCTCTGCCTTCAGGTGAGGCCAGCAGTGACCCCATCACTTTCAGCACCAACCTGATGGGCTACCCCGACAGGCCAGGCTGGCTGCGCTACATCCAGAGGACCCAGCACAGCGACGGAGTGCTCTATGGCTCCCCCACCGCAGATAATGTTGGCAGGCCCTCCGTCATAGAGGTGGGTGGTTGGAACCTTTTCAAAGAGAAGTGAAGAAGGATGAAGGCATGTGTGTTTGATATATCAAGGAAGGAAAAAGTGTTGCACAAGATGAAAGCAATTCAATCAAAAAGAATCTGAAACGGTACGTGCCTTAAATGGAACACGGTGTCATTTGCAGTCAAGGCGCACGCAGAGGGGAAGCAACACTTTTGAAGTTATTTGACTGAGCACAGCTGATTTGTACGTATTTGTAGCACAGTACAACGTTGCGCTACGAGTCTTCAGACTGAAATTCCGTTATGATTTTTAAGTTTTAAGCTACTGTAGAAAAGATTTTTCCCAAAGGGCTTAGCGTTCCCAGCGGCGCACATGTGCCTCTATACGGTGTCTCAGTTGGGTACAGCGCCTGCATAGGGTCTCCAGCTCAGCCTCGTCCAGTGGGCTGCTGCCATATAAGCTGCACTGATCTGGGCTTaaactgtgtgttgcagattACTGCCTATAACAGACGCACTTTCGAGACGGCACGGCACAACTTGGTCGTAAACATCATGGCCACAGAAGGTAAGAAGTGCCATCATGAGAGCTTGGGGCAAACTGTGAATATATCCTGCACAAGTAGCAAACTAAATATGCCGAAGACCTTGTGGTGGGAATGTTTTGTCAACAGTCAGAATCCGTTGTCTTTAGATAAACTAAAAGATGTGTCAAGGCTGCCCATCATACATCAGTCTGCTATGTTATGTAAAGACAGATATCAGACAGCAGTCGCTCCCTTTCGTCTGTGTGACTGCACGTCACATCTGtgcatctgtatgtgtgcacaGCGGCTTGTTGACCAGTCGCGGTACATGCAGTATACAATTATGAACTGAATTGGTTGAGCGCTCAGCAGATGTTCGCGGCGCTAACGTGACatcactctctctttcctgtGATGTCATCCGCCATCTGGCCCCAGGCAAAAGCCAAGTCATGACAGAGCGGAGCAGACACACCAGCGTCTGCTAGACAGAGGGAAATCAGTGTCAACTTAGCAGCActaataaattattaatgatGTCTTAGTCAGCAGAACACCTCTGGAGCTGCCCTCCTGTCTTCATTCTCCCTCATCTTACTGCCAatcacctgtctctcttcttctaggggaggaggaggaggaggaggatgaggagggaggaggaggaggaggggaggaggaggaagtagtAGGAGATGGCGAGGAGGGGGCGGCGGAGAGGCAGGCGGAGGCGCGAGAGGCGAGGGAGGAGCTGTAGGGAAGAGGTTTGACGATGGTCGATGGAGTCTCTTTGATGTCGTAGGATTAttcgtttcttcttctgcttctcttcttcttcttcttcttcttttcttcttcttttcttctctcttcttcttcttcttcttcttcctcttcttcctcttcttcttcctctttcttcctcttctttctcttctcttcctttgcACAGAGTTTCCCTCTGCCCTTCCAGGCGgagttttacattaaaaacatgaacGTGGAGGAGATGCTGGCCAGCGAGGTGCTGGGGGACTTCCTGGGAGCGGTGAAGAACATATGGCAACCTGAGCGCCTCAACGCCATCAACATCACCTCCGCCACTGGACCGTGGCGGCCGCGTGCCCATGCCCATCAACAACCTCAAGGAAGGGTGAGCATTTTGTAGATTTGTCGGGACTTGTATTGCAGCAGTCGGGCTTTTCATATTGAAAGGAAAGATCCagtcacatttcatttcatagCACTTTGCatagatttcttttgttttttaaaaaccaaaCTAAGTGCAGGATTAGCGTTATGATTTAGGTATCATTCCTCTGGATAACTCATATACAATAAGCACGAGGTGTAACAGTCTTAAAGATTCTCTCCACCACTTCACACATCTCAAACTAATGTCTTGTATTTTCAGCCCACTCGCATCATGCtgacatttgatttaattacaGCCCTGGGGATCCACAGTTCGCTGTGAATTAGATGAGTACACATGGCCGTCAGCTCTGACAAAAACTGTCAGTTGGTGTAGTTCAGAGGGGAATAGCCCACATGAACTGCCATAAGTCGTGCATCAACGTTTTGAGAAGATGAAAGCATGTAGAAGAACGCTCGGTGGAGGAGAAACTCCTTGACTGTAACAAGCCTCAGCATAATCATGTCCACGTTCTCCTCTCATGCTTTGTGTTTCACCGTCTCGCCTCCCTAGCGTGTATGTGATGGTTGGTGCTGATGTTGCCTTCTCGTCGTGCCTGCGGGAGGTGGAAAGCCCACATAACCAGCTGCGATGCAGTCAGGAGATGGAGCCCGTCATCAGCTGTGACAAGAAGTTCAGGGCTCAGTTCGACATTGATTGGTGTAAAATCTCTCTGGTGAGGATCATCATGTACAGATATCCCTAAATTGAAAATCGCAGGTTCTTAAACGCTGAGAGGAACAAGTACACTGTTTGAGCCCGACAAGCGATGTTTTTAACTAAATGAATTGAATGAACATTATATTTagctaaaagaaaaatggcTGACGCACCTTTTTCACTAATGCTGAATTAACTACAATTTATTTCTTCAGGTTGACATCAAAAAAGTAGTCCCGGTATACATTACCCGTTCCGAGCCGGGCACCGGGATCCTGCCTGAATTTGGGATATACGACCCCCCCTCTGAGACTCTGATGGGCCGGAACTACTTTTCAGACTTCCTTATCACACTGGCTGTCCCCTCCGCCGTGGCACTAgtcctcttcttcatcctcgGCTACACTATGTGCTGCCGACGGGAAGGGTTGTAAGTGTGCTTGGTCTTATACTTTTATGCAAATGTTGCACCAGACACCCCAACAAACATTTGAGGAAAGCACAGAAACTGTTACTTAACTTATATGAGAGccaaatgagagagaaagaatagatATTGcaggatatttatatataagagCAATAATCTGGACTGGAATTGCAGCTTGTCATTACCATTCATTTCTATTAAGTTCGCCACGATTACCCTTCACAGCTTTTCGTTTTGTTCATCGCGTACTTCTTGATGTTTTGAAGCATAGTCATCCATCCACGACAAATCCTTTCATCATTCTCTATCATTTACAGGCTGGGAGAGACGTGCCCCCTCGTTCACTCAATGTTCCACACCCGCATCCCCATTTCCACTCTGTCCAACAATCCATTCACTTGTGTTTTAGATGTCTcttcaaatattaatattagtatttaattcatccatttgttttgtttctagggaaaaaagaaacatgcaaacacCAGAGTAAGTGTTTTACCTctcctgtgtttttctttattttgggtctgtttctgtttcccccccccccctctctctctctctttggtttGCAGCTTTGTCATCTATGTTGTCATTGACAGCTTTCTCATGACCATTCATGTGCTCATCTGTGTGTTGACATCCATTCATTCAATGGGCTGCTCAAAAATGAATAGCAATTAATGCTGTAGCATTAACAAAAGGCTTAAAACGTACATAAATCTTGAAGACTGAGAACGTATCTTGCACCATATGTCAGGCGAGGTAAAGAAGTCGCAGCGATAGGTAAGGGTGGAGGTTAAATTGCTGTTGCGCATGCATGAATTGAGTGCAGAGCTCACCATAGCAGATTCAAATGGACTGCATATTCACATATTTTAAACGTGTTTCAGATGAGACAAAGTAACACCACCAAGCACGACAAAACGAGCGACAATACATGTTAACTTCACTGCCTCTCCCCTCTGCAGCATTCAGCTGGTTCACCACAACTCCATCCAGAAGTCCTCCAAGGAGCTGCGGAGCATGTCCAAGAACCGGGAGATCTCCTGGCCCCTCTCCACCCTGCCCGTTTTCAACCCCGTCAGCGGCGAGGTGGTGCCGCCCATCCACCCCGACAACTATGAGACGACCAGCATGCCCCTCATGCAGACGCAGACGTGAGTTGTGCGCACATAAAATGCACCCGTGCTCATTAGCAGGCACGCAGATGTATGGCTCAACGGCGTCATTGTATAGGGGGAATATAAGTAAACACTTTACCATTATTGTGTAATGTTCAGTGCTTCTAACAGCACCATGTTTACAGCTAAAGCTGCAGCGAGCCAGTCAGGCCTTTGCAAATACGACTACAGCTTAAGAGGTTCAAGCTGTCCCATGATTTTTCCTAATGGGCTTGAAGAACATGCTAATATAAGTACAACACATGATACTAAAGGTATTGTATGGGAATGTCTGTCCTTTTACCATAATATCGTTGTAATCATTTCAGGAATCTGCAAAACCAGATTACGATACCACAGCAACGGCCATCAGGTTAGTATCAACCGCTCACTCCGTCTGAAGGTGTAATATGTAATGTGACTatttagtaaataataataataaataacttatGCAGATGCTTGCATAGGGAGTTGATGTCAGAGCAACATTTACACTTTGATTAGTTAACATGGGGGGGGTTGACATCTTTGTACATTGAATAAAGCGACtctatacacacaaatataattttGGGAGTCGTAGATATGTTGCTGAAACCCTCAGTCTGACCTTAGGCTATCTCCCTCCTGCATACCTGTATAAATACAAGCATCCAGACTTTATTAAATTGGACACAGATTATTGAGAGCAAATCATTTTTGCTACGGCTCTGCGAGAAATCTGCATCGAGAGCTTAACTTCTCGTCTAGTGGCGCCTCAACTCCTGCAATTGTGGCGTCGGTGTGTGAGCGCCCTCCTGTGTGCACGGTGTTCAGCTGCATGACACTTCTATCACTAACATCCTGCTCTCTCTGTTCACTGCTAACAAAGGAGATAATTATGTCATGTCAACATTTCGAAGGCTTGAGGTAGGTGCTGCAAGTTGTTGTTTTAGTGAAGTTCATCTCACCTGCTATAAAGGACTAAAAGCTTATCGGTACTTTAATGAGAGTATTTGCCAATAaagttttatacatttttttccgTATTCATTCTAGGTAAATGGTATTCCTGAGGAGAGAAAGGTGGCCGAAGCACTGAATTTGTGACCAGAGACAACGGTGTCGGAGCTgacatttcatacacacacacacacacatcttcgtTTTTTCTAACATTTGTGCCAATCTGCATGCCCCAGAAGTGTCTTTACAAAGATTTGTCGTCCATATGCACTTACACTTTGAAGAGTGAGTGTGAAAGATCCAAATAGCTTAGCTGATTATAAcagtacattttaatatttcaaaagatTTGTAAATGTTAAGAAGTTTGTATTTCTACTTGCTTTGCACAACGGACCTCTTAGAGGAAAAGGGAGTTTTACATGGAAATGCTTTAGTGGTCATGTGTTGTTGAGTGTAATGTGTCACATGATAATAAATTCTTTCAAAATAATGCGTTTTTACTCAAAGTCCCAATAATAAACAAGACACTAGTAACGTCTGAATTACATGAATGGTATATTTTTGTTAAAAGAAAGCCCATTTTATGAAGGTATTATTAACAATGTACAACAGAATAAAggcatttataaataataaggACACGTTTCACATTACAAGACATCACAAAGTGTTTAACATGTAACATATTTCAAAGAGGCCTTGCACGGGTATAAACAGTTGTTGCTTTTACACGACCAGAAAGATCTATGATTTAAGGCCTGAAACAATTACCAAATGTAGAACTGTTGATCAGTAATAAACGAGAGCAGTAAACTTCACACAATAATGGAAATTGCAACATTGAATTGCCATTCTCATCTATAAAGTGAGGTGATGACTGGTTATAGAAATTACAAATTCACTTTCCTCTCATTCGGTTTGAGAACACAACCTGAACTTGCACATAAATGACACGAGAAGCCTCAAAAGCTGTAGACAAATTGTTCCACCGTAAAGAAGAAATTCATTCTTTGTGAacccatgtttttcttttaaagagaaGCTACGTAAATGTGTAGAAAACAAACGACAAAGCAATCAACCTCATCGTAGATGACACATTAAAACTCAAAAAAATTCATAAGCAACACAGCTTGGATTGTACAATattacactttctttttttttttttttttctgccaaaTGACAAAACCAATACCATTTACCCAATAAAAATGTGCTCAAGTACATAAAGAATCTGCTCCTGGTACCATGTTAAACATCTTGTTAAACATTGGATTTTACTGCAaaggtgaaaagaaaaatgcaggTCATCAAAGGAAAAGTGGTAATCTCTTAAAAGTCTGAGGATATATAGGCAAAGAGACATCGCCCATTTGAAGGCTgacaaaatatacaatattttcctTTGAGTAATGTCTCAGCCAGTCACTTAGTAGTAGTTAAATGTTGACGTGGCCCTGATGCAGAGAGCAGATGGAAGATCCCCCATCACAGATGTGACTACATACATctcatgtacagtatgcataaGCCACTGAAAGGAGTCGTATGTTCAAAAGGCATTTTCACACACGCGCGTATTGATCAAAAGATTCGTTGGCTGTACCAACACAGGGAGGATGTATATTTAGCTGGAGTCCCTATGGTACAATAATATGTGCACGCCGGTACCTCCAGAGCTAAGAGGTATGTTTTTAACACCAATGAAAAAAGGACTAAAAACACTGTTGAAGCATTGctgtataaaataaagtatcTCACTCTAtcatacaaatatacacaaacTATGAAGTGAGCTAATAGAGGACAGACGGGTATTAGACTGTAAAGGTTCAACCGCCGCAATGCGTGTCTGAGGCAAGTGATCATCTACGAGCTGCTGCGATGGGTTCAAAGATTATGGATGTAATGCTTCCTTCACAAACAGCAACGTCATGAACGCGAAGTACAGTACAAAGTAaacaaagccccccccccctgtataAAATGTACACCtaatttaaatcattaaatacTGTCCATATCACAACCAAGTTCAGAGCTACAGCAAGGGACCACAGTACCTTTCACACAAGGCAAACATTTCGAAAACATTAGCAAAAATATGTCGAGGGATAATCcaacatttgaataattgcACTCCAAACTGTGACTTACgttttgactgttttttttGGATCACCCCAGCGAGTTGTTGGTCCATATTTTGCATATTAAGATATCTAACATTCTTTTAAAAATCACCAGaaataatgtaaaaagtaaTGTTGATCATAAAACTCTGCAcaatttaatttcctttttttttttgacatctGAATATGTAGATTATGGATCCGTCGGAGTGAAAACACGTTCAACTGCTACTGCCTTGTGGACGGAGTGTGTGCCTAGTGATCCCTTCCAGAGTGAAGTTATTATAGGAAGTACTGTATGTgactaaataaacatattaGTGGGTTTGGCTAAATTTAGACAGCAAGCAAGAGGTGATGAAAAgacctctttttgtttttacataaaatgCCACATCGCCAAGTTTCTCCTCTGTTCTTCAACTCAATCAAGATAATGTAaacgttttattattattttttcctcctctctcttgcaCTTTGCCCTGAAAAGGAgcaattgttttttttgagcagttttataatattttcttttattcagtGTGCGACTTTCCCCGCTGAGGTTTTCTCCTGTGGACACCTGTGAGCTTTAACACCGGGCCTGCTCCTGGCTTGGATCTGGACCTCACTTCAACCTCAGCAGGGACTtggcagcccccccccccccccattcccaCCATTCCCACCATCAAGAGGTGTCCATCAGGCGCCGTGGGTGCCCCTGGCCAGCAGCAATACAACCATAGTGACGAGCGTGACGGCCCCCAGTCTCTTCAGCAGGGCAGCGCTGTCTTTGGGGATGACCACCTGGGCCAGGTCATTGGTGATGAGGGAAATCTCATGAGCCACACAAACAAAGATGAAGGTGCTGACCACGATGTTAAACGAAGGGTTTCCTGGGATCAGGACCAAAATGCCCTTGGTGTCGGCTGCAAGCCAGATGTGGTACTGGCATATGAACAGCTGGGGGAGACAATATACACATTCAATAGTGAGTAATATAACATGTGCAGTTCAACTTGGCTGCCTCCAGGGAGCTGCAGAACACCACACAAAGAGCTGGTTAGGGTTAgatttcaacattttattagTATTGCTTCCACATTTTATTAACGTTACCGTATCTCAGCTAGGTGACGGATTACTCATTTATCTTATCGTTTCATGGTACCCCTTGCAAACCCCTTTGTAATAGCAGATTGTTTTCTATCTaggactatataaataaacattttattatgttatgttgcCATTCAACAACCATTTTATTTACGAAGGCATTTCTCttgaatttattgttttatttgactttttttatgaCAAAAACTGTTAATTTAAAATTGTTTGTCTACCATTTTCAGTTTGTGTTGGATCTCATGTTACACGTTTACAACTGCCACATCCGTCTTACCTCCAAGGAGATCTTTCCGAACCATGCAAAGAAAGAGCTATATACAGAGCGGGCGTAGCCAGGAATGTTCCTGATGAGAATGAAGGCCAAGATCTGTGAGAAGAGAGACGACAAACTGTTTCAGGACATGTCTTATCATTTATAGTAGCAGGCTGAAGTCGTAAAAAACACTAAAGTTTGAGCCATTTACAATCACTAGGTCAATTTAAGCTTAACAGTGTTCTGAATTCAGTTATCTATTGCACAACTTCAAACGGTATCCTAGCTGGCTCTATATTACCCGTACTATCTTTAGCAATAAAACAAGGCAACTCCCTTGTTGTAAACCTGTCATGTGACGAGGACACATGAACTACAAGACATGTTTGTTGTAAAACCACacgagaaagaaaggagagaagaaggaaggataGAAATGTTTACCTGGACAACAAAGATGTAAGGATGCATCTCGTTGCACTCGGTTTTGGTTTTGCAGCTGCTGGCCCATATTGAGTAAGTctagaaggaaaaggagaagttAGGTAACATCTGTCAGAATAACATAAGAAGTTGTAAAAGTGATAATCGCACCACAGAAGAGGCGGTTGATTTAGTTTGACCAAAGCAGTTCCTGAAATTCCCAACTGCTTTGGGGGAttacacattacagtacagccTTTCTCAATACAAACAAGAACTCTTTCAAGACACACATAAGAGCATTAAGAGCAGACGATTGTGGTCGTCAACGCAGCTACCAGGTGTGGCATGTCCAGTAAGCAGGGATGTTGTGATCAGTGAACTAGTCGCTTAAACATCGCCACCCTCGCTGGCTGGTTAAACTTATAGTTATTGTATTCATGTACGCGTTAAACATTGCATAATGACTGAATGTGCACAGAAATGTCATGTCTTCCTAGTCAGCGCGGTATGGCAGTATTTTGATTGGCgagaaaatggaaataaggTTGTATGATGGATGTTTCAAGAAACAATTGGCATATAACGCGATCACACGATGCCGGGGCGCACAAATATACTATAGAATGGCTCTTACAGTACAATACaagaaacatttgtttcagACAATGACTAGTCGAAGTTTAAACTTCTGTCTAAACGTCAGGGAAGTTAGTCGATAGGAACATCTAACAGCTAATGCCCTCCCTGTGTAACCGCGCTCTCCTGAGCTGCATTTAGTTCATTAACTACATTTGGAAAGCAGATGAGAACAATCTAAAATAATTAAACCAAAGTGTGAAGAGTCTTACTATGAAGGAGACgatagagagtgagaggagcagTTTGGAAATCTTGGCAGAGAAGAGAGACTCTCCTTTGCCCTCCGACAGCACCAGGCGCTTCTGAAGCACCAGATAGATGAAGGCAAACAGCATGCCGTGTATCACCGcctgcaaaacacacattaacacatcaaGACCATTTTTACAGAGTTTGGGCCCACTTGTACTCTgccacattttacatttcaaagaaTGCGTCAATGCAAATGCTGAATCGCTAAAGGAGGAGGCGTGCAACTGGAGCGAAAAGCATTTGACTTACAAATCGGTCGAGCTTCCATCTGAACCACCACT
This region of Cottoperca gobio chromosome 11, fCotGob3.1, whole genome shotgun sequence genomic DNA includes:
- the sgce gene encoding LOW QUALITY PROTEIN: epsilon-sarcoglycan (The sequence of the model RefSeq protein was modified relative to this genomic sequence to represent the inferred CDS: deleted 1 base in 1 codon), whose product is MIGTMSAAAVAVWLGTVVYIVHAYDATRAAFHEKNAHKERSMGLKPRTALYRDVVTILSRSHADRNVYPSAGVLFVHVLEREYFKGEFPLYPKSGEASSDPITFSTNLMGYPDRPGWLRYIQRTQHSDGVLYGSPTADNVGRPSVIEITAYNRRTFETARHNLVVNIMATEGKNFPLPFQAEFYIKNMNVEEMLASEVLGDFLGAVKNIWQPERLNAINITSALDRGGRVPMPINNLKEGVYVMVGADVAFSSCLREVESPHNQLRCSQEMEPVISCDKKFRAQFDIDWCKISLVDIKKVVPVYITRSEPGTGILPEFGIYDPPSETLMGRNYFSDFLITLAVPSAVALVLFFILGYTMCCRREGLEKRNMQTPDIQLVHHNSIQKSSKELRSMSKNREISWPLSTLPVFNPVSGEVVPPIHPDNYETTSMPLMQTQTNLQNQITIPQQRPSGDNYVMSTFRRLEVNGIPEERKVAEALNL